A DNA window from Jaculus jaculus isolate mJacJac1 chromosome 1, mJacJac1.mat.Y.cur, whole genome shotgun sequence contains the following coding sequences:
- the Il24 gene encoding interleukin-24 — translation MGFGPQTLPCLVFLLCVWSQVTGLQGHELRFGPCQVKGVVLSELWKAFWAVKNTVQAQDNITSIRLLKPEVLPNISDAESCFVAHALLKFYLNVVFKNYYNKRVEFKILKSLSTLANNFILIISKLQPSQENEMFSIKESAHRRFLLFQRAFKQLDIEAALAKAFGEVDILLTWMEKFYHQL, via the exons ATGGGCTTTGGACCACAGACTCTCCCTTGTCTGGTCTTCCTCCTATGTGTTTGGAGTCAAGTGACAGGGCTCCAGGGCCATGAGCTCCGATTTGGACCCTGCCAAGTGAAGGGGGTGGTTCTCTCAGAACTGTGGAAGGCCTTCTGggctgtgaagaacactgtg CAAGCTCAGGATAACATCACAAGTATCCGGCTGTTGAAGCCAGAAGTTCTGCCGAACATCTCG GATGCTGAGAGCTGTTTTGTGGCCCATGCCCTGCTCAAGTTCTACTTAAACGTGGTTTTCAAAAACTACTACAACAAAAGAGTTGAATTCAAGATCTTGAAGTCACTCTCCACTCTGGCCAACAACTTCATTCTCATCATATCAAAACTGCAACCTAGT CAGGAAAATGAGATGTTTTCCATTAAAGAGAGTGCGCATAGGCGGTTTCTGCTATTCCAGAGAGCATTCAAACAG CTGGACATAGAAGCAGCTCTGGCCAAAGCCTTTGGGGAAGTGGACATTCTCTTGACCTGGATGGAGAAATTCTACCACCAGCTCTGA